The Sulfurimonas sp. HSL-1716 sequence AAAAACCAAGAAGGGCGACAAGCTCTGCTATAAGATCCTGCTTGAACTTTTTGCTTCCGAAGTAGACGCTTCCGTTTAGCATCGAAGCTACAACGACGTTGAGTTCTCTTTCTTCTTTAAATATCTTGATATAGGGAGACTGCATCTTTGCCGTGATGTTCCAGTCGATATGGCGGATATCATCGCCGGGCATATACTCGCGCAGCTCTATAAAATCGTATCCTTCGCCTTTGAAGATGGAAGGGTTGTTTCCGCTCATCTCGCTGAAGACTTGACGGCGGGCACGCACAAGTATTTTTTTTAATTTGCTCATAAGAACCTCTACGGAATAGGAACCGTTTTTACGATCTTATCTATGATAAAGTCCGTCGTTATCCCCTCCGCTTCTGCCTCATAGGTCAAAACCAAACGATGATGCATGACCTCTTTTACGATGTAAGCGACATCCACCGGAGTCACGAAATCCTTACCCCGTAAAAATGCCATCGCTTTTACGGCTTTGAACATGTCGATACTTACACGCGGGCTCGCTCCGTACTGGATGAACTCCGCTATCTCATCAAGACCGTACTGCTTTGGATTACGGGAAGCATCGACAAGAGTTATCATATACTCTTCAACTTCGGCATCTACATGTATGTTTTTTACGACCTCTTTGAGCTGAGCAAGATCGTCTTTATTTATGATCGCGACGATCTGCTCATATTTTCCGCTGGAGATTCGTCTTGCGATCTCCAGCTCTTCATCTTTCGTATTATATCCTACGTCGAGCTTCAGCATAAAACGGTCAAGCTGAGCTTCTGGAAGCTGATAGACTCCCTCCTGTTCTACAGGGTTTTGCGTTGCCATAACAAAAAAGGGAGCTTCAAGTTTAAAGCTCTCTTCGCCTATGGTCACCTGACGTTCTTGCATAACCTCCAAAAGAGCCGACTGGACTTTTGCCGGAGCACGGTTTATCTCATCGGCCAAAAGCAGGTTGGTAAAGATCGGGCCGCGTTTTATTTTGAACTCGTTTGTCTGCGGATCATATATCTGTGCACCTAAAATATCCGAGGGCAAAAGATCGGGCGTAAACTGTGCACGTTTAAAATTAAGCCCCAGACTCTGCGAAAGCGCTTTTACGGTCGTTGTCTTTGCAAGTCCCGGAACGCCTTCTATAAGTATATGCCCCTCGCAAAGAAGTCCGATCAAAAGACCGTCGATCATTTTTTCCTGACCGATAACAACTTTAGCAACTTCGTTTTTTATCTCATTTATCTTAGAAATCATCCGTTTTTCCTATATTTGATATTTTCTCAAAGTATCGTCTTCGTGACAGTATAACTTAGCTGAAGTAAATAAATACCAAATAAAATCGCGTTTTAAAAAAAACTCTTGACATTAAAAAATAGTTTTACTATAATTCCCCTCCACAAACACAGGTGTTTGTTTTAGGAAACATCGCAAAGCGGGCGTTTCTTTATATTTTGTCTCGTTAGCTCAGTTGGTAGAGCACGTCACTTTTAATGATGTGGCCGATGGTTCGAGTCCATCACGGGACACCACTTTATAACTGGCTCCATCATCTAATGGTTAGGATTCAAGGTTTTCATCCTTGCCATAGGGGTTCGAATCCCCTTGGAGTCACCACTTTTTCTTTCTAACTCCCTATTTTAGCCACTTTAACAATTTAGTGAATGTCACATAGCGCGTTTTGTACACATTTTTGTCACACACGGTGGTCAAATTATGAGTAACTTTTTTCTACAACGCAATAAAACTTTCTATTTTCGCAGAAGAATCCCCAAAGAATGTTTAAAATACTTCAAAAATCGTGAAGAAATCCGAATCAAAGTGTCGCAAAGCAGCCATTTCCAGGTTACACTGTCGATAAAGGTACTAAATTCAATCTATGAGGAGCTTCTCACTATGCTAGTTTTATATGGCGGAAACAATAAAGATGCACTTGTTATGCAGTACATGACACGGATGAAAGAGTTTGCAGAACTCAATACTCCAACTCTTCCAATCATCACCTACTCAACAGAGCAGTTCTACCATGAACAAAACGAAGAAATCAACGATCAGATATTAAACAAGATAGGAAACTATACTCTCCAAGAAAAAAAGAAACTCCTCAAGAACCTCGATGCATTAGAGACATTCACGCAGATCATTGATGTGCGTTCAGACTTTGCACCTCAAATAAAGAGGAACCAAAAGAAGTAAAAAGAACGACCATCACCTTTAAGGAACTCTATGAGCTTTTCATAAAAGAGAAAAAGCTCACAGCTCCAAATACTACTCAAAGTACATGGAGAGATTATGAAGCTGCATATCAAGACTTTATCTATGTCATTGAAAATGCAGAGGCTAGAGACATTACCTCCTTTACAAAAGAAGACCTAAGAACCTTTGCAGATGCACTGCATAACCACCTTCCCTCTAGCAGAACTAAAAAACCACAGTTTAAACACCTTACCTACTCTGAGCTTAAAACCATAGAGTTAAAAGAGAATGAAAAAACAGCATTCGCTACAAAGCAAAAGAAGATGCTCTCAATAAAACAGATATTCGATATTGCAAGCGATGCGAGATACAGCTATATAACAGAAAACATAGTCGAACCATTCTTGATGAAAAAACCAAAAAACAGCAAGAAGATTCAAAAAGAGAGAAAACCACTAAGCGAAGAGAATCTTAAAAAGCTTTTCACTTCTAAACTCTATACGGACAAGCTGAAGCATACCCTCACATTTGCACCTGAGAAATACTGGATTCCTATAATTGCTGGTTATTCTGGTATGCGAC is a genomic window containing:
- a CDS encoding MoxR family ATPase, encoding MISKINEIKNEVAKVVIGQEKMIDGLLIGLLCEGHILIEGVPGLAKTTTVKALSQSLGLNFKRAQFTPDLLPSDILGAQIYDPQTNEFKIKRGPIFTNLLLADEINRAPAKVQSALLEVMQERQVTIGEESFKLEAPFFVMATQNPVEQEGVYQLPEAQLDRFMLKLDVGYNTKDEELEIARRISSGKYEQIVAIINKDDLAQLKEVVKNIHVDAEVEEYMITLVDASRNPKQYGLDEIAEFIQYGASPRVSIDMFKAVKAMAFLRGKDFVTPVDVAYIVKEVMHHRLVLTYEAEAEGITTDFIIDKIVKTVPIP